A single Triticum dicoccoides isolate Atlit2015 ecotype Zavitan chromosome 2A, WEW_v2.0, whole genome shotgun sequence DNA region contains:
- the LOC119359556 gene encoding uncharacterized protein LOC119359556, whose amino-acid sequence MAVLISSVASKALALYTPGISRHRRSTVSFASAHRPRILAMNFWGANHNLPIRRATQIPAAVPGPESLPRVNLPMSNMPSWMTLVVGAVLVAIPIYRKIRALEDKVEKTAEVAVEVMDTVAEAAEKVAGEVAEAFPENEGLKEAASRIKTVADAIEEDAELAEALIHKVDELTKEVDSVVGPIIDVVMKESGERGVVDEEPKSKESDNI is encoded by the exons ATGGCGGTCCTCATATCCTCCGTTGCCTCCAAAGCCTTGGCGCTCTACACTCCGGGGATTTCTCGGCATCGAAGGAGCACAGTTTCATTTGCATCGGCTCATCGCCCGCGGATCCTTGCCATGAACTTCTGGGGCGCCAACCATAACCTGCCGATCAGGAGAGCAACACA AATCCCTGCAGCTGTTCCAGGCCCAGAAAGTTTGCCAAGAGTAAATCTCCCTATGTCCAACATGCCTTCATG GATGACCTTGGTCGTCGGTGCAGTCCTTGTTGCGATACCTATTTACAGAAAGATAAGAGCATTGGAAG ATAAGGTGGAGAAGACGGCAGAGGTGGCGGTCGAGGTAATGGACACGGTGGCCGAAGCTGCCGAGAAagtcgccggcgaggtggccgaGGCGTTCCCCGAAAATGAAGGCCTCAAGGAGGCAGCGTCCAGGATCAAGACCGTCGCCGATGCGATCGAGGAGGATGCCGAGTTAGCCGAGGCCCTAATCCATAAG GTTGATGAGTTAACGAAAGAGGTGGATTCCGTGGTCGGTCCTATCATCGACGTGGTCATGAAGGAGAGTGGAGAAAGAGGAGTCGTAGATGAAGAACCCAAGAGTAAAGAATCGGACAACATATAA